In the genome of Pyxicephalus adspersus unplaced genomic scaffold, UCB_Pads_2.0 Sca228, whole genome shotgun sequence, the window CTCCACTGAAGGTCCTTGGGGTGAGGACATCTGAGATGAGGAGAAGGGTCACTGAGCAGGTCACTGTTCTTAAGGATACCTATGAAGGAATCCTAACGGGAAGTAATgctgaagagaaaaaaatgctcCTGGATGAAATTAAATCTCTCTTGAatgaaaaacaagaatatttttgtGCTGAATATTCAAAGCGCTTCACCAAGTGTGCAGTGGGTATTGGCTGTGCTGTAGGAGGTGGTGTCCTGTGCTTGGCTGGTGGGATTGCAGGGGCAGCGGTGGCTGGGACGGTGCTTGCTGCCGAAGCTGTGGGCTTGTTAGGTAGCACAACGGCAGCGATGGTTGGAGGGGCCATCGGAGGCTCCGTCACAATGGGAGCTATAGGAACTGGTGTTGGCGCAGGCGTCGGTGGCATTATTGGAcatgt includes:
- the LOC140344943 gene encoding uncharacterized protein, with translation MFYSLENRRHMTTILKNFQDFLDQQLPANASPLKVLGVRTSEMRRRVTEQVTVLKDTYEGILTGSNAEEKKMLLDEIKSLLNEKQEYFCAEYSKRFTKCAVGIGCAVGGGVLCLAGGIAGAAVAGTVLAAEAVGLLGSTTAAMVGGAIGGSVTMGAIGTGVGAGVGGIIGHVEKKKEAKSEHSPNTETSAEDIQPLVDEKN